A region from the Mesorhizobium sp. J8 genome encodes:
- a CDS encoding GGDEF domain-containing protein gives MQPAAIPTDRNPDIASTVVATMRQLGVLGLPRNYEIFYEALSGSNHELSLAVVSLSNRPTQEDLDGIGRTFFPQHHGPAIVEHAREVVANELEEIAALLRSERSHIEKYGRILDETSIGLSNRSLLSQEILQKIAGAMSVATSSTIDHGRQIASTLSEKTAELESVKSKLEEYKRLADTDPLTQLWNRRAFDKEITRIYNSNRGILFNALILADIDHFKDINDRYGHPIGDRILQIIAEIFQSSVRSDMFVARTGGEEFALIVEGASEEATYEIAERIRVLIEQTPFTSSQTGMNYGTVTISLGICMASEAENPEDLYTKADRALYRSKVAGRNRVTRHSATTSRAGKGWLLYKKD, from the coding sequence ATGCAACCGGCAGCCATTCCGACTGACAGGAATCCCGACATCGCCAGCACCGTCGTGGCGACGATGCGCCAGCTCGGCGTGCTCGGCCTGCCGCGCAATTACGAAATCTTCTATGAGGCGCTGAGCGGCAGCAATCATGAGCTCAGCCTTGCCGTCGTCTCGTTGAGCAACCGCCCGACCCAGGAGGATCTCGACGGCATCGGGCGCACCTTCTTCCCCCAGCATCACGGTCCGGCCATCGTCGAGCACGCCCGCGAGGTGGTCGCCAACGAGCTCGAGGAAATCGCCGCGCTGTTGCGCAGCGAGCGCTCGCATATCGAGAAATATGGCCGTATCCTCGACGAGACCTCGATCGGCCTGAGCAACCGCAGCCTGCTCTCCCAGGAAATCCTCCAGAAGATCGCCGGCGCGATGTCTGTCGCCACCAGTTCGACGATCGACCATGGCCGCCAGATCGCCAGCACGCTCAGCGAAAAGACGGCCGAGCTTGAAAGCGTCAAGTCGAAGCTTGAGGAATACAAGCGGCTTGCCGACACCGACCCCCTTACGCAGCTGTGGAATCGGCGCGCCTTCGACAAGGAGATCACCCGAATCTACAACAGCAATCGCGGCATCCTGTTCAACGCCTTGATCCTTGCCGATATTGATCATTTCAAGGACATAAACGATCGCTACGGCCATCCGATCGGCGACAGGATCCTGCAGATCATCGCCGAGATCTTCCAGTCCAGCGTCCGTTCCGACATGTTCGTCGCACGCACCGGTGGCGAGGAATTCGCGCTTATCGTCGAGGGCGCCAGCGAGGAAGCCACATACGAAATCGCCGAGCGTATCCGTGTGCTGATCGAGCAGACGCCGTTCACCAGCAGCCAGACCGGCATGAACTACGGCACCGTCACCATATCGCTGGGCATCTGCATGGCCTCGGAGGCGGAAAATCCGGAAGATCTCTACACCAAGGCGGACCGCGCGCTTTATCGCTCCAAGGTCGCCGGCCGCAACCGCGTGACAAGGCACTCGGCCACGACCAGCCGGGCCGGCAAAGGCTGGCTGCTCTACAAGAAAGACTGA
- a CDS encoding antitoxin Xre/MbcA/ParS toxin-binding domain-containing protein has protein sequence MQRPVAAAAAAENAVITKATLRAADMLDITARTLALVIGVSEATISRMRRQEFLLERGTKPFELAVLFVRLFRSLDAIVGGDETVARAWLKNPNTTLDGTPLEKILTIAGLVDVIAYLDSRRALV, from the coding sequence ATGCAACGTCCAGTCGCGGCCGCGGCGGCGGCCGAAAACGCCGTCATCACCAAAGCCACGCTGCGCGCGGCCGACATGCTCGACATCACCGCAAGGACGCTCGCTTTGGTCATCGGTGTGTCGGAGGCAACGATCTCGCGCATGCGCCGGCAGGAATTCCTGCTTGAACGCGGCACCAAGCCGTTCGAGCTGGCGGTGCTGTTCGTCCGCCTGTTCCGCTCGCTCGACGCTATCGTCGGCGGAGACGAGACCGTTGCCCGGGCGTGGCTGAAGAACCCCAACACCACGCTCGACGGCACGCCGCTCGAAAAAATCCTGACGATTGCCGGACTTGTCGATGTCATTGCCTACCTGGACTCCCGGCGCGCTCTCGTCTGA
- a CDS encoding RES family NAD+ phosphorylase — MSLPTWTPGALSSEAVRLEGKYWRMVEAQHRVSTLKLVDTLDEQSLLEDLIEDTKPHIPLECRHLHYLLATPFRYGSVYPYGSRFRRAGKTKGVYYAAETVLTAVAEMAFYRLLFFAESPATPWPNDAAEYTAFAAAIKCDRAIDLTRPPLDRDEKAWTQPTDYTACQAIADVAREAEMQAIRYRSVRDPKGANIALLTCKGFAKARPLEPQTWRIRIGSFGLQAISEFPEKRLEFSRAAFSDPRLAGMRWQRSH, encoded by the coding sequence ATGTCATTGCCTACCTGGACTCCCGGCGCGCTCTCGTCTGAGGCCGTCAGGCTCGAAGGCAAGTACTGGCGCATGGTCGAGGCGCAGCACCGCGTCTCGACCCTCAAGCTCGTCGACACGCTCGACGAGCAGTCGCTGCTGGAAGACCTCATCGAGGACACCAAGCCGCATATCCCGCTGGAATGCCGCCACCTCCACTACCTTCTGGCGACGCCTTTTCGCTATGGGTCGGTCTATCCATACGGCTCGCGCTTCCGCCGCGCCGGCAAAACCAAAGGTGTTTACTATGCGGCCGAGACGGTGCTGACGGCAGTGGCGGAAATGGCCTTCTATCGCTTGCTGTTCTTCGCGGAATCGCCGGCGACGCCATGGCCGAACGACGCCGCGGAATACACGGCCTTCGCCGCCGCGATAAAATGCGACCGCGCGATCGACCTGACGCGGCCGCCGCTCGATCGCGACGAGAAGGCCTGGACCCAGCCCACCGATTACACCGCCTGCCAGGCGATCGCCGATGTCGCGCGCGAAGCCGAAATGCAGGCGATCCGCTATCGCTCGGTGCGCGATCCGAAAGGCGCCAACATCGCCCTGCTGACCTGCAAGGGCTTTGCCAAGGCCAGACCGCTGGAGCCGCAGACCTGGCGCATCCGGATCGGCTCCTTCGGCCTGCAGGCGATCAGCGAATTCCCGGAGAAGAGGCTGGAATTCTCACGCGCCGCCTTTTCCGATCCACGACTGGCCGGCATGCGCTGGCAGCGCAGCCACTGA
- a CDS encoding glycosyltransferase family 39 protein, whose translation MSRTSESAQLWPAAAEGNLSSRWKSLVLRPWRLLALLCLAQIACWTVMPAIVNVGPPRDVVEGFMWGREWVLLTYKHPQLPCWLLEISHLLTGSFRWPQYTLSQLMVSTTFVLVYLLARDIMGSTRALAAVLLMPSIYFFGWPTPQFNHDYAQMPFWAGISWLLWRSARDGRPGWWLALGIVSGLGLYAKLSTALLLTFGGIWILFDARARSRLATPWPWLGLAVFLGVAAPLAVELVRLDFLPLTYAAHRNAWVLANRARFYYIGVQLAGLTALPVVLALSGLLRRQPSPAQGLLPAHPAPERRAIVYLAWMGLGPALLVMVASLFTGTGESWGATMYNLVGALAVALLGQRLGPVELRRLTVLALLCVVGVSSAYAASRWTGCNVLGRLQPMCYPARSISQTAEAIWHETVPGPLGIVGGEDGVAQLAGLEAADQPSIFTVLDRRLAPWITDQRLRDQGMLLVWPTGWKLTPLQQAWIAGLPVKTVPFDWSLKQPPMEISFAVIPPGRTSFPGDPPGPPDPE comes from the coding sequence ATGTCGAGAACCAGCGAATCCGCTCAACTTTGGCCGGCAGCGGCGGAGGGCAATCTGTCTTCGCGCTGGAAGAGCCTGGTTCTGCGCCCATGGCGATTGCTGGCGCTTTTATGCCTGGCCCAGATCGCTTGCTGGACCGTCATGCCGGCGATCGTCAATGTCGGGCCGCCCCGTGACGTCGTCGAAGGATTCATGTGGGGCCGCGAATGGGTGCTGTTGACCTACAAGCACCCGCAGCTCCCGTGCTGGCTGCTCGAGATCAGCCATCTCCTGACCGGCTCCTTCCGCTGGCCGCAATACACGCTCTCGCAACTGATGGTCTCGACGACGTTCGTCCTGGTCTATCTGCTTGCGCGCGACATCATGGGCTCGACCCGCGCCCTCGCCGCCGTGCTGCTGATGCCCTCGATCTACTTCTTCGGCTGGCCGACTCCGCAATTCAACCATGACTACGCGCAGATGCCTTTCTGGGCCGGCATATCATGGCTGCTGTGGCGCTCGGCGCGCGACGGACGGCCGGGCTGGTGGCTCGCTCTCGGCATCGTTTCCGGCCTGGGTCTCTATGCCAAGCTCTCGACGGCTTTGCTGCTTACCTTCGGGGGCATCTGGATCCTGTTCGACGCTCGTGCCCGAAGCCGGCTTGCCACCCCGTGGCCATGGCTCGGCCTCGCGGTTTTTCTCGGCGTCGCGGCGCCGCTGGCAGTTGAGCTTGTCCGCCTCGACTTCCTGCCGCTGACCTATGCCGCGCATCGCAACGCCTGGGTCCTCGCCAACCGCGCCCGATTTTACTATATCGGCGTTCAGCTTGCCGGGCTCACCGCTCTTCCCGTCGTGCTCGCTCTGTCCGGCCTGTTGCGACGGCAGCCCAGCCCCGCGCAAGGCCTCTTGCCCGCACACCCAGCTCCCGAGCGGCGCGCGATCGTCTACCTTGCATGGATGGGCCTGGGGCCGGCGCTCCTGGTCATGGTCGCCTCGCTCTTTACCGGCACCGGCGAGTCCTGGGGCGCGACGATGTACAATCTCGTCGGGGCCTTGGCGGTCGCGCTGCTGGGCCAGCGGTTAGGCCCCGTGGAATTGCGCCGGTTGACGGTGCTGGCACTGCTTTGCGTGGTCGGCGTATCGAGCGCCTATGCGGCGAGCCGCTGGACAGGCTGCAATGTCCTCGGCCGCCTGCAGCCGATGTGCTATCCGGCGCGATCGATCTCGCAGACGGCCGAGGCGATCTGGCATGAGACGGTGCCAGGACCGCTCGGCATTGTCGGCGGCGAGGACGGCGTGGCCCAGCTTGCCGGGCTGGAAGCGGCGGACCAGCCTTCCATTTTCACGGTTCTCGACAGGCGCCTTGCCCCCTGGATCACGGACCAGCGCCTGCGCGATCAGGGCATGCTGCTCGTATGGCCCACAGGCTGGAAACTCACACCGCTGCAGCAGGCATGGATCGCCGGCCTGCCGGTCAAGACCGTGCCATTCGACTGGTCGCTCAAACAGCCGCCGATGGAGATCAGCTTCGCCGTCATTCCGCCCGGCAGAACCAGTTTCCCGGGCGATCCGCCCGGACCGCCCGATCCGGAATGA
- a CDS encoding class II 3-deoxy-7-phosphoheptulonate synthase has product MTKWSPNSWRAKPIKQVPAYPDLAALQATEARLATYPPLVFAGEARKLKKQLAAVAAGEAFLLQGGDCAESFAEHGADNIRDFFRVFLQMSVVLTFAGAQPVVKVGRVAGQFAKPRSSDSETKAGVTLPSYRGDIINGIEFDAKSRVPDPARQEMAYRQSAATLNLLRAFAQGGYASLENVHRWMMGFVADSPQGEKYELLANRITETMDFMRAVGITSETNFALRETDFYTSHEALLLGYEEALTRVDSTSGDWYATSGHMIWIGDRTRQPDHAHVEYCRGIKNPLGLKCGPSLTPDGLLELIDLLNPENEPGRLTLIARFGSDKVAEHLPKLVRAVKKEGRNVVWSSDPMHGNTIEAAGYKTRPFDRILKEVQTFFEVHRAEGTHPGGIHVEMTGKNVTECTGGARAITAEDLQDRYHTHCDPRLNADQAIELAFLVSDLLKKSHPVQHKQAANA; this is encoded by the coding sequence ATGACGAAATGGTCGCCGAATTCGTGGAGAGCAAAGCCGATCAAGCAGGTGCCGGCCTATCCGGACCTCGCGGCATTGCAGGCCACGGAGGCGCGGCTCGCGACCTATCCGCCGCTGGTCTTCGCCGGCGAGGCGCGCAAGCTGAAGAAGCAACTGGCGGCGGTCGCCGCCGGAGAAGCCTTCCTTCTCCAGGGCGGCGACTGCGCCGAGAGCTTCGCCGAGCACGGCGCCGACAACATCCGCGACTTCTTCCGCGTCTTCCTGCAGATGTCGGTGGTGCTCACCTTCGCCGGCGCGCAGCCGGTGGTGAAGGTCGGCCGCGTCGCCGGCCAGTTCGCCAAGCCGCGCTCGTCCGACAGCGAGACCAAGGCCGGCGTGACGCTGCCGAGCTATCGCGGCGACATCATCAACGGCATCGAGTTCGACGCCAAGTCGCGCGTCCCCGATCCGGCGCGCCAGGAGATGGCTTATCGCCAGTCCGCGGCGACGCTCAACCTTCTGCGCGCCTTTGCCCAGGGCGGCTATGCCAGCCTGGAGAATGTGCATCGCTGGATGATGGGTTTCGTCGCCGACAGCCCGCAAGGCGAGAAATACGAGTTGCTCGCCAACCGCATCACCGAGACGATGGATTTCATGCGCGCGGTGGGCATTACCTCCGAAACCAATTTCGCGCTGCGCGAGACCGATTTCTACACCAGCCACGAGGCGCTGCTGCTTGGCTACGAGGAGGCGCTGACACGCGTCGATTCGACCTCCGGCGACTGGTACGCGACCTCGGGCCATATGATCTGGATCGGCGACCGCACCCGCCAGCCGGACCATGCGCATGTCGAATATTGCCGCGGCATCAAGAATCCGCTCGGCCTGAAATGCGGCCCGTCGCTGACGCCGGATGGTTTGCTGGAACTGATCGATCTGCTCAATCCGGAGAACGAGCCGGGCCGGCTGACGCTGATCGCGCGCTTCGGTTCCGACAAGGTTGCCGAGCACCTGCCGAAGCTGGTGCGGGCGGTGAAGAAGGAAGGCCGCAACGTGGTGTGGTCATCCGACCCGATGCACGGCAATACGATCGAGGCGGCCGGCTACAAGACGCGGCCGTTCGACCGCATCCTGAAGGAAGTGCAGACCTTCTTCGAGGTGCATCGCGCCGAGGGCACGCATCCGGGCGGCATTCACGTCGAGATGACTGGCAAGAACGTCACCGAATGCACGGGCGGCGCCCGCGCCATCACGGCGGAGGACCTGCAGGACCGCTACCACACCCATTGCGATCCGCGCCTCAACGCCGACCAGGCGATCGAGCTTGCCTTCCTGGTCTCGGACCTGCTCAAGAAGAGCCACCCGGTCCAGCACAAGCAGGCCGCCAACGCCTGA
- a CDS encoding DUF3995 domain-containing protein, producing the protein METAVVAVCSAVLLLGAGFHIYWGLGGRIGADVSLPQHEDGGPAVKETAVGALAVGVVLALVLLLLLGFAGQIRLPLPHWQLKTAVLIWAAVFTVRALSWSRYFGLFKRVRNTRFARYDSLLYSPSCLLVGLGLFLLALADAA; encoded by the coding sequence ATGGAAACGGCGGTCGTTGCTGTCTGTTCGGCCGTGCTTTTGCTCGGCGCCGGATTTCATATCTATTGGGGTCTGGGTGGCCGCATCGGCGCCGACGTTTCACTGCCTCAGCATGAGGACGGCGGTCCGGCGGTGAAGGAGACGGCAGTCGGCGCCCTGGCGGTCGGTGTGGTCTTGGCGCTGGTCCTGCTCCTCCTTCTCGGCTTCGCCGGCCAGATCCGCCTGCCGCTGCCGCACTGGCAACTGAAGACAGCCGTTCTCATCTGGGCCGCCGTGTTCACGGTGAGAGCGTTGAGCTGGTCGAGATATTTCGGGCTGTTCAAGCGGGTCAGGAACACGCGTTTCGCCAGATATGACAGCCTGCTCTACAGCCCATCTTGCCTGTTGGTTGGATTGGGCTTGTTCCTGCTCGCGCTGGCGGACGCGGCGTAG
- a CDS encoding Mpo1-like protein, producing MNPQTFDEYWLGYLAGHSKSSTRFIHYLGLFFAPIAGVAASFFVVWWAFLVIIPFFYLAALFTHPLLEHNSNKPFAERPLWSAIALLRMLALDLTGGLGRQINRLNDAGG from the coding sequence ATGAACCCGCAAACCTTCGATGAATACTGGCTCGGCTACCTTGCCGGCCATTCAAAATCTTCAACCCGCTTTATCCACTATCTGGGCCTTTTCTTCGCGCCGATCGCCGGCGTCGCGGCATCCTTCTTCGTGGTCTGGTGGGCCTTTCTGGTCATCATCCCATTCTTCTATCTTGCAGCTCTGTTCACCCACCCGCTGCTTGAGCACAACAGCAACAAGCCTTTCGCGGAACGGCCTTTGTGGAGCGCCATCGCGCTGCTTCGCATGCTCGCGCTCGATCTGACGGGTGGTCTTGGTCGCCAAATCAATCGTCTGAACGACGCCGGCGGATAG
- the mfd gene encoding transcription-repair coupling factor has product MSLIPSIGLPKGRAGQFIVDGVADGYEAFALVRTAQEIAPDKPVLFVARDGQRLPAIIEALAFAAPGLPVLELPAWDCLPYDRVSPGADAAARRLDALSAMIALAKKPHRAVILTTANALLQRIPPAELIEAQTFHAKPGNQIDMNVLIGRLENSGFERVPTVRDVGEFAVRGGILDLFAPGWSEALRLDFFGDTLESIRVFDVATQRTTGQRKSMSLQAMSEVALTPETISRFRRSYIEAFGAPSRDDALYAAVSEGRRFAGMEHWLPFFYERLETVFDYLPDAPVVFDHLAHEALAERHTLILDHYEARRKQAESALKDAVPYKPVAPDLLYLSPENLKSSLGPREDIDFTVFDAPDVGGKKVFHAGSRQGRSFAEERADPNINVFDVVVKHIADERAARRRVIVAGWTEGSLDRLGQILAEHHLANLKPVATLAEVEELEPGQAGLAVLPLESGFETDGLVVVAEQDILGDRLIRRSKRKKKASDFIAEASSLSSGDIVVHADHGIGRFIGLRTIEAVGAPHDCLEIHYAGDDRLFLPVENIELLSRYGSDSAEATLDKLGGGAWQARKARLKRRLLDMAGQLIRIAAERQMRSAPAMIPAEGLYGEFAARFPYEETDDQQTAIDAVMDDLGAGKPMDRLVCGDVGFGKTEVALRAAFIAAMEGFQVAVVVPTTLLSRQHFKTFSQRFSGLPIRIAQASRLVGSKELAETKKGVAEGTVDIVVGTHALLGSSISFKNLGLLIIDEEQHFGVKHKERLKELKNDVHVLTLSATPIPRTLQLALTGVRELSLIATPPVDRMAVRTFISPFDPLVIRETLLRERYRGGHSFYVVPRISDLAEIHDFLRESVPELKVAVAHGQMPPGELDDIMNAFYDGQYDVLLSTTIVESGLDIPTANTLIIHRADMFGLAQLYQLRGRVGRSKVRAYALFTLPANRKLTDTAERRLKVLQSLDTLGAGFQLASHDLDIRGAGNLLGEEQSGHIKEVGFELYQQMLEEAVAEVKDTGEAQDGGWSPQIAVGTAVMIPESYVPDLQLRMALYRRLGDLETTEEIDGFGAELIDRFGPLPEEVTHLLKIVFIKALCRKANVEKLDAGPKGVVIHFRKREFPNPVGLVKFIGEQGSLAKIRADHSVVFIRDWPNAEKRLAGSAVVMTQLARLVDKAA; this is encoded by the coding sequence ATGAGCCTCATCCCTTCCATCGGCCTGCCCAAGGGCCGTGCCGGCCAGTTCATCGTCGACGGCGTCGCCGACGGCTACGAAGCGTTTGCCCTGGTGCGGACGGCGCAGGAGATCGCGCCGGACAAGCCGGTGCTGTTTGTCGCGCGCGACGGCCAGCGGCTGCCGGCAATCATCGAGGCGCTCGCCTTCGCCGCGCCCGGCCTTCCGGTGCTGGAACTGCCGGCCTGGGATTGCCTGCCTTACGACCGTGTTTCGCCCGGCGCCGACGCCGCGGCGCGGCGGCTCGACGCGCTTTCGGCCATGATCGCGCTGGCGAAGAAGCCGCATCGCGCGGTGATCCTCACGACGGCCAATGCGCTGCTGCAGCGCATTCCGCCGGCCGAGCTGATCGAAGCGCAGACGTTCCATGCCAAACCCGGCAACCAGATCGACATGAACGTGCTGATCGGCCGGCTGGAGAATTCCGGTTTCGAGCGTGTGCCGACGGTGCGCGATGTCGGCGAATTCGCCGTGCGCGGCGGCATCCTCGACCTCTTCGCGCCCGGCTGGAGCGAGGCGCTCAGGCTCGACTTCTTCGGCGACACGCTGGAATCGATCCGCGTCTTCGACGTAGCGACACAGCGCACCACCGGACAGCGCAAGTCGATGTCGCTGCAGGCCATGAGCGAGGTGGCGCTGACGCCGGAGACGATAAGCCGCTTCCGCCGCTCCTATATCGAGGCGTTCGGCGCGCCATCACGTGACGACGCGCTCTATGCGGCGGTCAGCGAAGGCCGCCGTTTTGCCGGCATGGAGCACTGGCTGCCCTTCTTCTACGAGCGGCTGGAGACGGTGTTCGACTACCTGCCGGACGCGCCCGTGGTCTTCGACCACCTGGCGCATGAGGCGCTGGCCGAGCGGCACACGCTGATCCTCGATCATTACGAGGCACGCCGGAAGCAGGCCGAGAGCGCGCTGAAGGACGCCGTGCCCTACAAGCCGGTGGCGCCGGATCTGCTTTACCTGTCGCCGGAAAACCTCAAATCCTCGCTTGGGCCGCGCGAGGACATCGACTTCACGGTGTTCGACGCGCCGGATGTCGGAGGCAAGAAGGTCTTTCACGCCGGCTCGCGGCAGGGCCGCAGCTTTGCGGAAGAGCGCGCCGACCCCAACATCAACGTCTTCGACGTCGTGGTGAAGCATATCGCCGATGAGCGCGCCGCGCGCCGCCGGGTCATCGTCGCCGGCTGGACGGAAGGCTCGCTCGACCGCCTCGGCCAGATTCTCGCCGAACACCATCTCGCCAATCTGAAGCCGGTCGCGACGCTTGCCGAGGTCGAAGAGCTCGAGCCGGGGCAGGCGGGCCTTGCCGTGCTGCCGCTCGAATCCGGCTTCGAGACCGACGGTCTGGTCGTCGTCGCCGAGCAGGATATCCTCGGCGACAGGCTGATCCGGCGCTCCAAGCGCAAGAAGAAGGCCTCCGATTTCATCGCCGAGGCATCGTCGCTGTCTTCCGGCGACATCGTCGTCCATGCCGATCACGGCATCGGCCGCTTCATCGGCCTGCGCACCATCGAAGCGGTCGGCGCGCCGCATGATTGCCTCGAGATCCACTATGCGGGCGACGACCGGCTGTTCCTGCCCGTGGAAAACATCGAGCTGCTTTCGCGCTACGGCTCGGATTCGGCCGAAGCGACGCTCGACAAGCTGGGCGGCGGCGCCTGGCAGGCGCGCAAGGCGCGGCTGAAGCGGCGCTTGCTCGACATGGCCGGGCAACTGATCCGCATCGCCGCCGAGCGGCAGATGCGTTCCGCGCCCGCCATGATCCCGGCCGAGGGGCTTTATGGCGAGTTCGCGGCGCGTTTCCCCTATGAGGAAACCGACGACCAGCAGACGGCGATCGACGCCGTCATGGATGATCTCGGCGCCGGCAAGCCGATGGACCGGTTGGTCTGCGGCGATGTCGGCTTCGGCAAGACGGAGGTGGCGCTGCGCGCCGCCTTCATCGCGGCCATGGAAGGATTCCAGGTCGCGGTCGTGGTGCCGACGACGCTTCTTTCGCGCCAGCATTTCAAGACCTTCTCGCAGCGCTTCTCAGGCCTGCCGATCCGCATCGCGCAGGCCTCGCGCCTCGTCGGCTCCAAGGAACTGGCCGAAACCAAGAAAGGCGTTGCCGAGGGCACGGTCGACATCGTCGTCGGCACGCATGCGCTGCTCGGATCTTCGATCTCGTTCAAGAATCTCGGGCTGCTCATCATCGACGAGGAGCAGCATTTCGGCGTCAAGCACAAGGAGCGGCTGAAGGAGCTCAAGAACGACGTGCATGTGCTGACGCTGTCGGCGACGCCGATTCCGCGCACGCTGCAGCTGGCGCTGACCGGCGTGCGCGAGCTGTCGCTGATCGCCACGCCGCCGGTCGACCGCATGGCGGTGCGCACCTTCATCTCGCCCTTCGATCCGCTGGTGATCCGCGAGACGCTGCTGCGCGAGCGCTATCGCGGCGGCCATTCCTTCTATGTCGTGCCCCGCATCAGCGATCTGGCTGAAATTCATGATTTCCTTCGGGAATCTGTCCCGGAGCTGAAGGTCGCGGTCGCTCACGGCCAGATGCCGCCGGGCGAGCTCGACGATATCATGAATGCTTTCTACGACGGCCAATACGACGTGCTTTTGTCGACGACCATCGTCGAATCCGGCCTCGACATCCCGACCGCCAACACGCTGATCATCCACCGCGCCGACATGTTCGGCCTGGCGCAGCTCTACCAGCTGCGTGGCCGCGTCGGCCGCTCGAAGGTGCGCGCCTACGCCCTGTTCACGCTGCCGGCCAACCGCAAGCTCACCGACACGGCCGAGCGGCGGCTGAAGGTGCTGCAATCGCTCGACACGCTCGGCGCCGGCTTCCAGCTCGCCAGCCACGACCTCGATATCCGTGGCGCGGGCAATCTGCTCGGCGAAGAGCAGTCCGGCCATATCAAGGAGGTCGGTTTCGAGCTCTACCAGCAGATGCTGGAGGAGGCGGTGGCGGAGGTGAAGGATACCGGCGAAGCCCAGGACGGCGGCTGGTCGCCGCAGATCGCGGTCGGCACGGCCGTGATGATCCCGGAGAGCTATGTGCCGGACCTGCAGCTCCGCATGGCGCTCTACCGGCGCTTGGGCGACCTCGAAACCACCGAAGAGATCGACGGTTTCGGCGCCGAGCTGATCGACCGCTTCGGGCCGCTGCCGGAAGAGGTGACGCATTTGTTGAAGATCGTCTTCATCAAGGCGCTCTGCCGCAAAGCCAATGTCGAGAAGCTCGACGCCGGTCCCAAGGGCGTCGTCATTCATTTCCGCAAGCGCGAGTTCCCCAATCCGGTCGGGCTGGTCAAGTTCATCGGCGAGCAGGGCTCGCTCGCCAAGATCAGGGCCGACCACAGCGTCGTCTTCATCCGCGACTGGCCTAATGCGGAGAAGCGGCTCGCCGGCTCGGCCGTGGTGATGACGCAGCTGGCGCGACTCGTCGACAAGGCCGCATAG
- a CDS encoding succinate dehydrogenase assembly factor 2: MTGTQRSSEGLDARRRKLLFRSWHRGMREMDLILGSFADAEIGALTGDEIDQYERLLEIPDTEFFPMVTGERPVPPDIDCAVLRKILASRRTMTF, encoded by the coding sequence ATGACCGGAACACAGCGATCAAGCGAGGGGCTGGATGCGCGCCGCCGCAAGCTTCTGTTCCGCTCCTGGCACCGCGGCATGCGAGAGATGGACCTGATTCTGGGCTCCTTCGCCGACGCCGAGATCGGCGCCTTGACCGGCGATGAAATCGACCAATATGAGAGACTTCTCGAAATTCCCGACACCGAATTTTTCCCGATGGTCACCGGCGAACGCCCGGTTCCGCCCGATATCGATTGCGCGGTGCTGCGAAAGATCCTGGCGTCGCGCCGGACCATGACATTTTGA